The Leptotrichia sp. OH3620_COT-345 region CTAAAAAATATTCATTAATAACAGATTGACTAGATTGATTAGTATTAAAATAGCACATATCAAATTCTAAAACAATAGTATAAAATAATTTTCATCTTATACAACAAAAAAATCTTTTATTTAATTTTAATATTTTAATTAAACTGACAATCAAAAAAATAGTTTTTCATTAGAATTTACTATGTTTTTACTCTATTGAAATAATTATTTTAAATTATTTTATAAAAGATAATTTTTGTTATGTACCACAAAATTATATATTAGATAAATTTTTTATTTTAATATTTTTTAATTTATAGATTATTTTGAATTATATTATATGAAATTCATTCTTCTTGGATATCCTGAATAATTTCATATATAAATCAAATTTTTATAGATTAAGTTTTGCTATAAAAGGTTTGAAAAATATTATTTTTAAATTTAATTTAATCGAAATTTTTCATAATTAACTTAAAAATAATTTTTCTTAACTTTTTTAATTTTATAATATTTTATAAATTAGAATAAAATCGGTTTCAAGAAAAAATGAAATATCAAGTAAACTTTTAAAATATTTGTTTCAATATTGAGATTTGACTTTTAATAATATTATGTTATATAATAAATTAAAAAATATGAAATTTCAATTGAATAACAGGTTAATGTTAAATATGACAGTAATAAAAATAGTGACAACAAAAATAAAAATGGAGGAAATTTAATGAAAAAAATTTTTAAATTATTAGTAATAATTTTGATATTGGTGTCATTTAACGGTTGTTTTTTATTAGATGGATATGGATACAGCTCTGAAAGAAGTTCAGGAGTATGCAATGCAGGTAGCATGAGTTCAGCTGTCAGAGATAATGCTTATAACAGTTCAGCCTGTAAATAAATCTAAACAAAAAATACATTTTTTCAAATAAAAAAGACCTTCCTTATATAAAATAAAGTTGGTTCTTTTTTATTTTGAGATATTAAAAGTTTACATCGACTCTTTTCCAAATATTTTATTTTTTGCTTGCCAAGCACTTTAGCTATTATTAAAATATTTTGAACTTTTATGACTGATAATACTTATCAGTTCCTATATGAGATCAGATAAATAACAATATTAACAAATAATAATATAATTTTTTATTTCATTCTTTTTAATTATGCAATTTTAATCTTACAAATAAATTTATATATATTGAAACTGTTTCATAAATCAGTATTTTTTTAATCATTAAGTATAAATTTTAAAAAATCAAAAATTATTGTTTATAAACTTTATAGAAAAAAATATATACAAAACTGATGGACTTACATGTTTCAGCATTTCGAGAAATAGTTCTGTTATATTATCATATATATTATAGAATTGAAAAAACTGAATGCCATGTAAAGTAAAGTTAAACTGATAACAGAACATAAATTGATAATAAATTTTATAAACATTACGGTTCTCAAGATTTATTAATAGAAAAAATTGAATTATGATGACTAATGTAATTCGTTACCAATAATTCAATTTTGTTTCAATTTTTAAATTCCTCTATTCCTTTAAATATCCTATTTTCTAATAATCCCACTATTTCTATATGAGCGGTCTGAGGAAACATATCCACAGGACAGAGTTTTAGAAATTTATATCCATTTTCAAGGAGCAGTTTAATATCTCTTGAAAAAGTAGACGGATTACATGATATATATATTATTTTCGGAATCTTATTTCTAATAACGCTTTTTAATGCTTTTTCTTCAATTCCCCTTCTTGGAGGATCGAAAATTATTGCATCTACATTTCCTTTTTCCTTTTTTAATATTTCAGGCAATATTTTTTCAACTTTCCCATTTATAAATTCAGCATTTTTTATATTATTTTCATTTGCTGTCTGATTGGCTGATACCACGGAACTTTCTACACTTTCAATTCCTATTGCTTTTTTTACTTTAGGTGATAATGCCATTGCTATTGTTCCAGTTCCTGAAAAGGCATCTATGACAGTTTTATTTTTACTTTCTCCCAAATATTCTATCCCTTTTTCATAAAGTTTTACTGCTTGAGATTTATTTATTTGAAAAAATGAATCAGGATATATTTTAAATTTAATATTTTCTACCTCTTCTTCTAAATACTCGTTTCCAAACAAATGTCTTGTTTCTTCTCCCAAAATAACATTATTTTGCTCTCTTTTCACAGATATATAAATGGATTTTAAAAATTCATTTTCATTATATAATTTCTCAAGAACTTTTATAAGCTGTTTAAACTGAGATTTTTTACTTACCACAATTATAATCATAACTTCATTTTTTTCATTATTTCTAACGATAATATGTTTTAAAAATCCTGTATTTGTTGTTTCATTATATACTTTAAATTCATTTTTCGTCCCTGAATAAACGTTTATTTCATTTAAAAATTTATTTATTATTTCTTCGGCAATATAAGATTTTAACAAACTTTCTTTAGCTGAAAATATATTATGAGATTTTTTTGAATAAAATCCTGTTAAAATTTTCCCGTCTTTTTTAAATAAAGGTTCTGCTGTCTTATTTCTATAATTTGTCTTAATATCACTTCCTATAATATTTTCTATTTCTATTTTTCCAATATTTATTCCACCTATTTTTTCCAGAACTTCCCTTAGCATATTATTTTTATATTCAAGCTGTTTCTCATA contains the following coding sequences:
- the rlmD gene encoding 23S rRNA (uracil(1939)-C(5))-methyltransferase RlmD, which codes for MKKSENIYRIGQKLKIEIEKIVFGGEGLGRKDGFTIFVPMSVPGDILEIEIISVKKSYGRGLITKIIKPSEDRIEDISKISFEDFDGCDFGMLKYEKQLEYKNNMLREVLEKIGGINIGKIEIENIIGSDIKTNYRNKTAEPLFKKDGKILTGFYSKKSHNIFSAKESLLKSYIAEEIINKFLNEINVYSGTKNEFKVYNETTNTGFLKHIIVRNNEKNEVMIIIVVSKKSQFKQLIKVLEKLYNENEFLKSIYISVKREQNNVILGEETRHLFGNEYLEEEVENIKFKIYPDSFFQINKSQAVKLYEKGIEYLGESKNKTVIDAFSGTGTIAMALSPKVKKAIGIESVESSVVSANQTANENNIKNAEFINGKVEKILPEILKKEKGNVDAIIFDPPRRGIEEKALKSVIRNKIPKIIYISCNPSTFSRDIKLLLENGYKFLKLCPVDMFPQTAHIEIVGLLENRIFKGIEEFKN